From Coffea arabica cultivar ET-39 chromosome 2e, Coffea Arabica ET-39 HiFi, whole genome shotgun sequence, the proteins below share one genomic window:
- the LOC113733231 gene encoding protein REVEILLE 3-like isoform X1 produces the protein MVSVYPTPPAAHQQDFYYFPGMGDPMKVGLPGLHSLQPPTNVTGTTGTGNVIDSGTGVVSEDPNKKVRKPYTITKSRESWTDQEHDKFLEALQLFDRDWKKIEAFVGSKTVIQIRSHAQKYFLKVQKSGTSEHVPPPRPKRKASHPYPQKAPKTAGPQVTGQLHSSSALVEPKYVMRPDSLSVPGNSVSNPVVSPWTYNTVPTANTLYLTKDKDMGLAGATITHNYSSSSNESTPRIWPINETSDQVKEKDNKPARVIPDFAQVYSFIGSIFDPNASDHLLRLRKMDPINMETVLMLMKNLSVNLVSPEFEDHRRLIASSGRGTEEYKQKAPNKMIPA, from the exons ATGGTTTCGGTTTATCCAACTCCACCTGCGGCTCACCAGCAAGATTTTTACTATTTCCCGGGCATGGGGGATCCGATGAAAGTGGGTCTTCCTGGTCTGCATTCCCTGCAACCGCCGACAAATGTTACTGGTACAACCGGCACCGGTAACGTGATTGATTCTGGCACCGGTGTGGTTTCGGAGGATCCAAATAAGAAGGTCCGGAAGCCGTATACCATCACCAAGTCTAGAGAGAGCTGGACTGACCAAGAGCATGACAAGTTTCTAGAAGCTCTTCAACT ATTTGACCGGGACTGGAAAAAGATTGAAGCTTTTGTTGGGTCAAAAACAGTTATCCAG ATACGTAGCCATGCACAAAAATACTTTTTAAAGGTGCAAAAAAGTGGGACAAGCGAACATGTGCCTCCTCCTCGGCCAAAGAGGAAAGCATCACATCCATACCCGCAAAAAGCCCCAAAAACTG CTGGACCCCAGGTTACTGGGCAATTGCATTCCTCCTCTGCGTTGGTTGAACCGAAGTACGTTATGAGGCCTGATTCCTTGTCAGTTCCTGGCAATTCAGTAAGCAACCCTGTTGTGTCTCCTTGGACATACAATACGGTACCAACAGCAAATACGTTATACCTGACGAAAG ATAAAGATATGGGCTTAGCTGGTGCTACAATCACACACAATTATAGCAGCAGCAGCAATGAAAGCACTCCAAGGATTTGGCCTATCAATGAGACAAGTgatcaagtaaaggagaaagATAACAAGCCAGCCAGAg TAATACCGGATTTTGCTCAAGTGTATAGCTTCATTGGTAGCATCTTTGATCCCAATGCAAGTGATCATTTGCTGAGACTAAGGAAGATGGACCCAATTAATATGGAGACG GTGCTGATGCTGATGAAGAACCTTTCTGTCAATTTAGTGAGCCCTGAATTTGAGGATCAT AGGAGATTAATTGCCTCATCTGGGCGGGGTACAGAAGAATATAAACAGAAAGCGCCCAACAAAATGATCCCAGCTTAG
- the LOC113733231 gene encoding protein REVEILLE 6-like isoform X2, translating into MVSVYPTPPAAHQQDFYYFPGMGDPMKVGLPGLHSLQPPTNVTGTTGTGNVIDSGTGVVSEDPNKKVRKPYTITKSRESWTDQEHDKFLEALQLFDRDWKKIEAFVGSKTVIQIRSHAQKYFLKVQKSGTSEHVPPPRPKRKASHPYPQKAPKTAGPQVTGQLHSSSALVEPKYVMRPDSLSVPGNSVSNPVVSPWTYNTVPTANTLYLTKDKDMGLAGATITHNYSSSSNESTPRIWPINETSDQVKEKDNKPARGADADEEPFCQFSEP; encoded by the exons ATGGTTTCGGTTTATCCAACTCCACCTGCGGCTCACCAGCAAGATTTTTACTATTTCCCGGGCATGGGGGATCCGATGAAAGTGGGTCTTCCTGGTCTGCATTCCCTGCAACCGCCGACAAATGTTACTGGTACAACCGGCACCGGTAACGTGATTGATTCTGGCACCGGTGTGGTTTCGGAGGATCCAAATAAGAAGGTCCGGAAGCCGTATACCATCACCAAGTCTAGAGAGAGCTGGACTGACCAAGAGCATGACAAGTTTCTAGAAGCTCTTCAACT ATTTGACCGGGACTGGAAAAAGATTGAAGCTTTTGTTGGGTCAAAAACAGTTATCCAG ATACGTAGCCATGCACAAAAATACTTTTTAAAGGTGCAAAAAAGTGGGACAAGCGAACATGTGCCTCCTCCTCGGCCAAAGAGGAAAGCATCACATCCATACCCGCAAAAAGCCCCAAAAACTG CTGGACCCCAGGTTACTGGGCAATTGCATTCCTCCTCTGCGTTGGTTGAACCGAAGTACGTTATGAGGCCTGATTCCTTGTCAGTTCCTGGCAATTCAGTAAGCAACCCTGTTGTGTCTCCTTGGACATACAATACGGTACCAACAGCAAATACGTTATACCTGACGAAAG ATAAAGATATGGGCTTAGCTGGTGCTACAATCACACACAATTATAGCAGCAGCAGCAATGAAAGCACTCCAAGGATTTGGCCTATCAATGAGACAAGTgatcaagtaaaggagaaagATAACAAGCCAGCCAGAg GTGCTGATGCTGATGAAGAACCTTTCTGTCAATTTAGTGAGCCCTGA
- the LOC113733232 gene encoding C-terminal binding protein AN-like: protein MSGKKERSSTSTSRSPPTMSHHSSPPQPHPLPLVVTLNCIEDTTLESDCLAGVASVEHVSLSRLADARIESAAAVLLHSLAFLPRAAQRRLRPWQLILCLGSSDRSVDSALAADLGLNRLFHVDVSRAEEVADTVMALFLGLLRRTHLLSRHALSASGWLGSVQPLCRGMRRCRGLVLGIVGRSASARSLATRSLAFRMSVLYFDVDEGNGKLSRSLNFPSAARRMDTLNDLLAASDLISLHCALTNETIQIINADCLQHIKPGAFLVNTGSSQLLDDCAVKQLLIDGTLAGCALDGADGPQWMEAWVREMPNVLILPRSADYSEEVWMEIREKAISILQSLFVDGINPRDSVSDEEELENEVGHDRVETQDSESALQSSVCEQLTSDIHLNAESSQKKASNPSKESSGQHQGPVSSQGTSSRTEAKRSRSSKKTKRRHARQKSQHKIEEHMTHERESTSHHEDDTAMSGTDQVLSSNSRFASPEDSRSRKTAIESIQESSAEQLLKASREFTKKSSELLKDGFVVALRPRDQHALYVSRQRVQGGAWFLDTVPNVAKRDPAAQFLVDFRSKDAIGLRSFTAGGKLLQINRKMEFVFASHSFDVWESWTFEGSLEECRLVNCRNPLAVLDVHIEILAAVGEDGITRWLD, encoded by the exons ATGAGTGGGAAGAAAGAGAGGTCTTCAACTTCAACCTCCAGATCTCCCCCCACAATGTCTCACCATTCCAGTCCTCCACAACCTCACCCTTTGCCTCTCGTCGTCACTCTCAACTGCATCGAGGACACGACCCTAGAATCCGACTGCTTAGCTGGCGTCGCCTCCGTCGAGCACGTTTCTCTCAGCCGTCTCGCCGACGCCCGGATCGAGTCTGCCGCCGCCGTTCTCCTCCATTCCCTCGCCTTCCTCCCTCGCGCCGCCCAGCGCCGTCTTCGCCCCTGGCAGCTCATCCTCTGCCTCGGCTCCTCCGACCGCTCTGTCGACTCCGCCCTCGCTGCTGATCTCGGCCTTAATCGGCTCTTCCACGTCGATGTCAGCCGCGCCGAGGAGGTCGCCGATACTGTTATGGCCCTCTTCCTTGGCTTGCTTCGCCGGACGCACCTGCTCTCCAGGCATGCGTTGTCAGCTTCTGGCTGGCTTGGCTCCGTTCAGCCGCTTTGTCGTGGAATGCGCCGATGTCGCGGGTTAGTGTTGGGGATCGTCGGGAGATCTGCCTCGGCTAGATCCTTGGCTACTCGGAGCTTGGCTTTCAGGATGAGCGTGCTCTACTTTGATGTTGATGAG GGAAACGGGAAATTAAGTAGATCCTTGAATTTCCCTTCTGCTGCCAGGAGAATGGATACTCTTAACGATTTACTGGCTGCAAGTGACCTAATATCACTACACTGTGCATTGACAAATGAAACAATTCAGATTATTAATGCAGATTGTCTGCAGCACATTAAACCCG GGGCATTTCTTGTGAATACAGGTAGTAGCCAGCTGTTAGATGATTGTGCTGTGAAGCAGCTCTTGATCGATGGCACCCTCGCAGGCTGTGCTCTTGATGGTGCTGATGGGCCACAATGGATGGAAGCATGG GTACGCGAGATGCCAAATGTGTTGATACTCCCTCGTAGTGCTGATTATAGTGAAGAAGTCTGGATGGAGATAAGGGAGAAGGCCATTTCCATACTGCAGTCTCTTTTTGTTGATGGAATCAACCCAAGAGATTCTGTATCTGATGAAGAAGAATTAGAAAATGAGGTAGGCCATGACCGGGTTGAGACACAGGACAGCGAAAGTGCGCTACAGAGTTCAGTTTGTGAGCAGCTAACTTCAGACATTCACTTAAATGCTGAGAGCTCTCAGAAAAAGGCTTCAAATCCATCAAAGGAATCTTCTGGCCAGCATCAAGGTCCCGTTTCGTCACAAGGTACCTCAAGTAGAACTGAAGCAAAACGAAGTAGATCAAGCAAGAAGACTAAAAGGAGGCATGCCCGCCAAAAATCACAGCACAAAATAGAAGAACATATGACACATGAAAGAGAGAGCACTTCACATCATGAAGATGATACAGCAATGAGTGGTACAGATCAAGTGTTGAGTTCTAATTCACGTTTTGCTTCTCCTGAAGACTCGAGGAGTAGAAAAACAGCTATTGAATCAATACAGGAATCATCTGCTGAGCAGCTATTAAAAGCAAGCAGGGAATTCACTAAGAAATCTAGTGAACTGCTGAAAGATGGTTTTGTTGTTGCATTACGCCCAAGAGAtcaacatgcactttatgtctCCCGGCAACGAGTTCAAGGTGGTGCTTGGTTCCTTGACACTGTGCCCAATGTGGCAAAAAGAGATCCTGCAGCTCAGTTTCTTGTGGATTTCAGAAGCAAG GATGCAATTGGTCTGAGGTCATTCACTGCTGGAGGCAAGTTGTTGCAG ATAAATAGGAAAATGGAGTTTGTATTTGCCAGTCACAGCTTTGATGTGTGGGAGAGCTGGACGTTTGAAGGTTCATTGGAGGAATGTAGGCTGGTAAATTGCAGAAATCCATTG GCTGTTTTGGATGTACATATTGAAATTCTTGCGGCTGTAGGAGAAGATGGTATCACACGGTGGCTAGATTAG